The segment ACCAATATCTCCATACAACAAAACCCcccaaaaaatatattcaaacttCTTGCTAAGAGGTCCAAAGAAACTAAAGAAAGATCAGTAGCCGTCGTAGTCGCCTTGCGCATACTTGTTTTCGGGGTAATACACAGCCACCACTTGGTTTCCTCCAAACTTTCTTCCATTCATCCCCGATCTTGCCTTTGCTGCGCCGTCCAAATCCGCATACTCTAAGAAAACCTGcaatgatataaatataataacatcGTTAAGAGGAATGTGTTGTGTGCATGAAATTAGTAAAAACTGCTTCTCTGAGCTGAAAAACGAACCTTCCCAACTCCTGGTGTTGGATCATGATCCGGTTTGGGCCTTGGAATCACAACATTCACCAAGTTACCTGCACAGAACAATGAATTATCAAAAGTTCCAAACATGTAAAAAGAGCTCGACTGTGAGTAGATATGGCAGATACTCAggaacaaaaacacaaaaactgAAATTGCTTACCGAGTTTTCCACCTTCCTGTCTCATGTCCTCCATTATTTCTTCATATTCTTTATCGTCTCCAAGAACATTAGCTGTAACCACGTGAGTCAAACAGACAATCTTGGTGGGCGTGCCTCCTGGCTGTAGCATAAGCCCCTGTTACAGAAGTTCAAGAGACACTTAAATCAGTGATATTCAGAAAGTTTAGATATATAGTAGTAATAGGACAAAGGATAAAGTCAAACAGTCACCTGCAAAGCAATCTGCTGTTTGGTATGAAGTAGTCTATCTTTTTGCTCAGGCTTAGGTTGAACCCCACCTTGGACTGCACGCCTCACCGTAAGTGTCTTATCGCCCATCTTAATCCCGTTTAGAGCAGCACATGCCATATCTGTGACTGAAGGATCCTGGAATACACAGAATGCATATCCCATCGAGTTTCCAGTTTCCCTGTCTTTGACCAAGTTGAAACCTCTTAGCGGCCCAAAGGACTCCAAAAGCTCCCTGATCTGATCCTCTGTCAAGCGATATGGAATCCCACCCAAAAATAAGCGGTCCGGACCCTCAAGCCCACCAGTAGACCCCGAGGAAAATCCAACAGCCGCCAAGTTGAGATTGGGATTAGGCTGGCTCGGACCAAGAGCTGCAGCAAGGGATGGGTTATAGTCAGTAGGCCTCTTCACCTTTACAGGAACCCCCTGGAGATGAGCATAGCTAACATGTCAGTACATATTGTACTTAATAAAGAAGAATAAGAATGTACATCTATACTGAGCAAGAGATAATGAATCACCTCTAATATAATTCCGTCTAATGCCATTGCATTACTAGCCTCCTCAACTGTTCTCATCTCAACAAAAGCGAAGTTCTTTTCATGGTTTATGTAAACATTCACCACCGCCTCGCCTATGAATGAAAAGAGAGAATGAGTTATATTGTCTACGCTTGTCAAAGgtataagacaaaaaaaaaaacactggaAATTTAGATACCTGGCCCAGCAGAGTTTCCCCCAACCGCTGACATCACTTGGCTAAAGAACGTTGCAACAGACTACAATATGAAGTTCAATTCTCAGTACTCATGCAATGATATTGCCAAAGTTTGTggttttaaaatgattataatagacaaaaaaaaaagtaacaaaacCTGTTCGTTTGCAGTGGGTGGAAGCCCACCAACACAGACTCGTCTAGCATGGCTACTAGGACCACCTTTTGTACCACCAAGCTGCAAACTTAAGTTCAAATCAGGTCCAGTTTGGCGACTCTTTTTAGTTTCTTTAGGCTGGTCAGGTCCCTTTCCTGGTCCCTTTCCTGGTCCCGTTCCTGGACCCCCTTGCCTTTTACGTCCCGACAAAGGGACTGGAAGAGGCTGGTCACTAACGCAAAACTGTGCCAACACGTTGTTTTAGGTAAGAACTAtgccaaataaaaaaaacttgtcAAATAAAAAGGTCACCTCATGCGAGGAAAATGGAATGATCTCCACTTGGTGCCTAGAGGGAATGCAAATCTGGTGTTGTCGGAAGCATGGAATGCAAAAGTTATAACTCTCTCTGTAGCAGCGAATTAGTGCAGGGAGTTGTAAACATCGGTGACATCGTGGAGACTGAAGATGCCCACTGCAGAGAAAAGCAAAGAGGTGGCTAGAGCCACGGCATGACATCACTCTTTGATTATGCCAGCAATAATTAAGCGGCGTAGAGCTTGTGCATCTGAAGCATGGGAGATCCATTCTCTTTGGAAAAGAAAGAACAAGAAACgttgaaattatgaaaaattaCGAACAAACTCAAGAAAAGAAGAACCGACCTAACCATTCAAAAACCCTAAGACTAAGACCCAGAGTGATTAGCTATTCGAAAACCCAGACTAATGCAAAACAAGAGTAATTCCCTATTCAAAAACCGGATTGGTGCAGAACCCAGACCGATTCAATATTCAAAAACTCAAATCGATGGGAAACCCAGACCGATTCACTATCCAAAAACCCAGAAGTAAGGCAATAACTATAACTATAACAAGAACATGTAAAGAAGACAGAAATTACCGAATCGATTTTCTGAATTGGAGAGGAAAGACTTGATCAAGCACGAAGTCCTAGTCTGAATTCTCGAAGGGAGAGAAAGCACGAGAACGAACACAAATTGTTTCCGTGGGCGAAGAAGCGGGAACTGAAAACCAAAATCGACTAAACCGTTCGACTCTTGGATCTGTTcgtttatattaatatagttatatAATGAGCCTCTTGTAGTTACTCTCGAGCCAGGCCCAATGTGGGAATAGAAAGCCGTGTTGTGAATTATTAggcgaatatatatatatatatatatatatatatatcaaaatgtaTATATGATATGTTAATAATATATGTTCACTCTTTTTTATCTTGGTAAAACATTTCTATTTATAGGAGAGAATGAATTAAGTCggttaagatatatttttacaaaCAATAAAATAGTGATGGCTAGATATTTATTGTCCATTATCCCTTAATTATCCATTTAATACTATGTATTGTtgttttaagaaattttttcATGAAAAAAATCGACAGGATAAAAACTATGTTGAATGAGAAAGAATATAGTGACATAATCTTCctttaaaaatgataaaacatatttttttttcataggtCACACAAATGTCGCATCGGTGCCATAGGTCGTTGCCAGCCGTCTCCGTTGAAGCCATTTGGAGCCACCTCTGGTGAGTGTTTGTCTGAATGGTCCTCCGTTGCTATTTTCTCGATTCATCTTGGTGATCGAGAAGTAGTTTGCAGGTGAAACTTGATGTTGTCTCTTGGCCTAGTTTCGTATTAACTTCAATGCTCGACTCTATCGGGTTAGctttgaaattaatttttagtttttagaggctttttaatttcttttttgcAATCCTTAAAAACATAATGGCTTCATATCAGATTCTGATTCAatcatttttaatcattttagtaATGACATTTTCTTAGCAAAAATGTCTCATTACGATACCGCATATATGTTTTTGGAATGTTGTAAAGGGAAGCGCCTTTGTGAACAAATCAGCTGGACTGTCAGGTGAACGTACATATTTGATGTCCGCTTCTTATTTTTTCTTGAGATTTCGTAGATATGAGAAAAAGCTTGGAGGAATATGCTTTGTTATATCGCTCTTGATATCACCTTCTTTTATTTGAATGGCACAAACCAAATTATCTTCAAATACTTTTGCAGTTCTTTCTTGGTAATTTGTCCGCTCACTTTTTGTATGTGATGACTCATTAATATAAGCAACACATATTCCATCATCTTTCGTGAAGCGCAATAGTTTATGCATGATTCGAAGAAATCGCAACCAACATTTATTTATGGGAACGCCAAGAAGTTGCGGTTCCACTAATTGGAAAACATATCCGGTTTGGGAATGAGCTTTATGAAGATCTAATAAATATCTTGCATCTGCAGAACCCACCAAACTAAACTTGGGATTCATATGATAAATCAATCTTAAATCAACTGTATTTTGAAGAtacaaaatatatgatttattctATATTATGTTCCCATGCATACAAGTAGGAGATAGACTATATATATTGCAAATAAATTAGTAGCAAAAGCAGTATCAGGTCTAGTACAATTTCAAGATAAAAAATCTCAACGATAGCTCTCATATAAGGTATTTCAGAATTTATTTCTTCGTTATTTTCACAGGGTCTAAAATGATCTTTTTCAATATCGAGGGATATATTCACCATTAGAGTACTCAAAGAAGTCAATTTGTCCATAGAAAAGTCTTTCAAGATCTTTTTCGTATAATTTGATTGTTGCACAAATATTCTCTCTCGAAAATACCTAATCTGGAGCCTAAGACAAAACTTTGTCTTTCCAAATCTTTCATTTCGAAATTTTCTTTCATATGAGTTTGTGCATCATAACCTTCCTTTTGATTTCTAGTTATGTTCAGATCATCAACTTATACATCAATAATCAAGAACGAGATGACGATTTCATTACAAAAACGCATGGACATATCACATTATTCACATATCCTTTTCTCAATAGATATTCATTTAAGCGATTGTACCATAACTGCCCGGATTGCTTTAATCCGTAAAGTCATCGTTGTAATTTGACCAAACAAATCTCTCTAGATTTTATTCTCAACGCTTGCAGTATTTACAATCCCCCAtggatttttatatatatattattatccagtgatccatataaatatgcTGCCACAACATCCAGGAGGTGCATTTAAGTTTTTTAGATGTCGCTAGGCTCATCAAAAATCTGAACGTAATTGCATCCATCAGTGGGGAATAAGTTTCTTCGAAATCAATTTCTGATCTCTGAGGAAAACATTGGGAAACAAGTCGTACACTCATGTTAGTGCATTCTTCTCATTTACCTTTCTAACGAACAACCACTTGGATTTACATTCTCAAGCATTATGAATATAGGTcaaaagactttttttttttattaagggAGAGTACTCAGTTTGTATGGTCATTTTTCACCTCTCCCAGTCATGTATTTTCTAACATTCCAATATTGATCTTGGTTCTAGATCATTATTTTCATCATATATCTCTTTAGACACAAAAAAACGAGAATAACatattttatcttatttctGATTCATAACTTTCCATTTCGAGCATAGCTGATAGAAATCTCATATTATTTTGTTCCCTTTTTGTCATCTAGatctttatctttatttatttcttcATGAACATTTTCACGTATGTCTTCTTCTAGATATTTTTTCATTAACAGGTTATTCTGGAACATTTGTAATTTGCTCTCCAATTTTTTGGGGGGGAAGAGGGGggtgtttatttttaaaacctgATGGTCTTTCCCGTTTTAACTGAATCCGAGGTTCATTTATGATGTTGCAATCAGTTTGTTCTTTGTTATTAACTGCAGTGCAATGTGGTTGAAAACATTTGAAGccttaataatatattttactagTATACTACTCCGTACTACGTAcgagaaaataattattaatttattatgttaaaaatagtATGATTTGTAGCAAAATTGATTGTCAGATGTTAGTTCCCATGTATAATATTTGTAGATAATGCTTGAGTTCTATAATCATCacatttgaaaattttcttcTCCATTAAGAGCTAGTTTTcttttatctataaattaataacaaagCCCTTCATTTAGTTCAATTTAATTGTTTAACCATAAAGATCAATTTTGATTTTACATGAAATTTAATTTGAACAATTAATTAAAGGATTGTTTTGatgaaaatatgatattttaacTATGCTGTAAAATAAATACTAAGAAGAATATTACATAATTTAggtattataattaatttaccaatatataatataatattatagatgTAAACAGAATAGCCTCGACCAGTaaagtacatatatataaactacCCCTGATATTTGTCATTACATAAAATACTATTGaaaatttatcaattttaaGAGTTTTCAGCATTGTTTGATAGTTAAAGagcaaagagagaaaagaagaaaaaaaaaattaatcaaggTTTAGCATCTGACCTATTAATCAAATCATGAGCAGCACGTGGGTTGAAATCTCTTGGTAAATTGGAGTCCATCTTCTCATCAATTCTTCATGAAGTCTAATCAACTTTAATCGGAACATAACTCTAAAACCAAAAAGAGATGAAATGGTGTTGCCAGCTTCTTCACCTTCGGTTGTAGTGGAGCCATTTTGGTTTGAGGAAGAACCATTCCTCTGCAAGATAAgtaaaaatacagaaaaaaaatcaaaattacacAACAAAAACTAATCTAATGTTGAGAATAAAAGAAAGATTCGGTACTTACTCATTtcctaaacaaaaataaactggTTGGCACCACCAACCAATGGATACCAAGGTATTTCCCAAAGCCATCTATAACtttcacttatttttttttaaatgaccaTTTCTACCGCTTCAAAACCTTTACAGTTCCCGTAAGATTTAAGATTCATCTTTctcaaagaaaacaaatatgaacATCTTTctcagagaaaacaaaaatgaacATCAGCTGCTATGTTTTCGTggaataaattaaactatttgTAGAAGTTGACGTAGTGTATGAGAAGAAGGTGGAGATAGTGGCTGAAACGGTTGATAGTCTTGAGACAACTAAAACgatttttgctttctttttgtttttatcatcattttatttttgatctAACTGCAAATAAACTGCTTgtatcataattttttatttaatttagtattttttataaaaaaaaaattaaacaataaacatGTGGCAAAATTTGATTGGCCAGGcgacttgcgctttagtatatagGGGATAATTTGTATAAGGAAAAGGAGAAGAACAAAGACAATGATAAAGAACGACAatgctttatgttttttttttcttttttatcttaCTTCAAGACTCCTATATTTATAGGAGAGAATAGATTAAAtcagttaaaaaaattacaaacaataaaatgattattgctatatatttattatctccaagaagataaaacaaaatagaTAGTCATTATCAGATttctaattatttgatattaatGTTGTCTGACTGCATATTATTTGATTAGATGAATATCTATCTCTGTTAATGCAAAATTttctcttaaaatatatatgacttgCTAAGTTTATGTACTCTACATCACATGTTTTTCAATATTATAAACTTAGGTTTACAATTACGAAATCAAAATAATGAGCTGAATGACCATCATACTAAATGTTAGTATGCGAGGAATGTaacattgtttgtttgttagaTGTGTTTTGAAGCATAActctttaaatatatgtttacATGTAAACattcttttttataattatatgtatatgttctttttctttatattatatctgaaatatatttttgaactttgAATATTTGACGTCAGTTATTTggtgataaatattttttatagatgTATTTACTAATGACATTTTTGACAACAAATAATATAGTAGAGAAACCAGAGCTATCAGtatgaaaaaaatacattaatatgtTAAAACGTTTGTGACATTTATTTAATCCGTCAATTCcagtgaaaattttgattttccaGACCAAAGCATATTTCTCAGGAGCATAAGCGACTGACCCTAGAGATGTAAAGGTGAGGTTTGATGCATCCATAGGTACATGCACTTTAATCACAACATTCGTTGCGGTGCTACAAACAGAAAGTTCTCAATCATATATTCAAAGAATTTGACCATCATGATATGTGCATTATTGtgaaatagaaaagaaaaagtggaCATATTTACCATTCTTCCTTGAACTAACTTCTAGCTTTTATGAGCATCACAACACAAGTTTAAGAATGCCTTTCTATTTGAGCTTCAACCCATATAAGAGGCATTACCAGAACAAGGGGTATATTACAGCCACACATCATGCGATCATACAAACTCTCTCAAGTTATTCTTCTGGTGGCAGAACAAGGAAAGTGTGATGAATGACATAGTAATGCGAGTAACTGATGGTCTATGTCTATGTAGATTTCCACCGCCTGTGAATCTTCTCATCATATTCACGAGAGATGTATGACCGTAAATGTAGTAATTCATATAGATACAGCTTCTTATTGCAGCTTTAACTGAAGGAATATGTCATATATACTCTAGCATGAGATGGATGTAGCGTGCTTCACAATGAAGCCAATATAGATGTAGTATCTTGGCCTCTAAAAGCTTCCCTGTGGATTAGAAGATTAAATCATATTAGTATGAACTAAATAACACACATAAGACTGAACATGAATAAACAAACCAGCTTTAACATAGTTTGATGCATTGTCATTCATCATTTGGACGAAATTAGACTGTCAAACTTCATCCACTAGACGGTCAAGCATGTTAAACAACCAATTAGCATCTTTCACAACCTCTGAAACATCAATTGATCTAAAAAAACATCCGTTTGTAGAGTTAACAAGGAAGTTGATGATGCCCTTTTGTACAAATGAATCACACTATTTATCAGACATGATTGAAAAGCCTTTAGCTACCCATTCTTCTTTGTGTTCTACCAACTGATTCTCACTTTCTGTCACTTTTTTTTAACAAGAGAGGAACTCGTATTTCATAAGTTTTGGTGGTTTATAACCAAAACCACATTACCCTACTAATTCAAATGTCTCTTTGAAACTGTCATAACTGGCTGCATGGAAACGAATCACTGCATTTAAAAACCACCCCGAAATAGCACTACAAGCGTTGTCTCTAAATTCTTTATCCAtgtacaacaacaaaaatttatatatttttcaagacATCAGGAGTTAGAGAAACAAATTAAGACCCAGTTGGTA is part of the Brassica rapa cultivar Chiifu-401-42 unplaced genomic scaffold, CAAS_Brap_v3.01 Scaffold0976, whole genome shotgun sequence genome and harbors:
- the LOC103849888 gene encoding splicing factor U2af large subunit B, whose translation is MDLPCFRCTSSTPLNYCWHNQRVMSCRGSSHLFAFLCSGHLQSPRCHRCLQLPALIRCYRESYNFCIPCFRQHQICIPSRHQVEIIPFSSHEFCVSDQPLPVPLSGRKRQGGPGTGPGKGPGKGPDQPKETKKSRQTGPDLNLSLQLGGTKGGPSSHARRVCVGGLPPTANEQSVATFFSQVMSAVGGNSAGPGEAVVNVYINHEKNFAFVEMRTVEEASNAMALDGIILEGVPVKVKRPTDYNPSLAAALGPSQPNPNLNLAAVGFSSGSTGGLEGPDRLFLGGIPYRLTEDQIRELLESFGPLRGFNLVKDRETGNSMGYAFCVFQDPSVTDMACAALNGIKMGDKTLTVRRAVQGGVQPKPEQKDRLLHTKQQIALQGLMLQPGGTPTKIVCLTHVVTANVLGDDKEYEEIMEDMRQEGGKLGNLVNVVIPRPKPDHDPTPGVGKVFLEYADLDGAAKARSGMNGRKFGGNQVVAVYYPENKYAQGDYDGY